The DNA sequence GTGGTGTAGAAGTTATTACTGCTACAGACACATCCTGCTTAATGCATTTAGAAGGCTTAGTTACTCGTAACAAACAGCCTTTAAAAATACTTCATATCGCTGAAATTTTAAATAGCCACCTATAAACCGAAACGTTTTAACCTTCTGTTAGATTTAAAAATTAAAAAATGAGTCATCCAAAATTAGCCAGCATTTTCAACAAAGACGAGAAAAGAGTCGATTGGCACGACAAAGCACTTTGGTTTGTTAGACACAAAAGAGACATGTCTGCACATAGTGTAAAAGGTTGGGAAGAACTTCGAAATTTAGGACATGGCATAAAAGCTCATATGTTATCTAATTTAGATAATTATTTGATTCAATTTGAAGAGAATGCTTTAAAAAACGGCGTGCAAGTACATTGGGCTGCTAATGGGAAAGAACATAATCAAATTGTTCATAAAATATTAAAAGAACATAATGCTAAAAAAATTGTAAAAAGCAAATCTATGCTAACCGAAGAGTGTCATTTAAATCCGTATTTGGAGGCTGACGGCATGGAAGTTATTGACACTGACTTAGGGGAACGTATTGTTCAATTAGCAAAAGAGCCTCCAAGTCATATTGTTTTACCTGCAATACATAAAGACAGACATCAAGTTGATGAATTATTCCAAGAACATTTAGGAACAAAACCATGTGATGGAGACCCTCAATATTTAACTGGTGAAGCTAGAAAACATTTACGCGAAAAGTTTATTCAAGCAGATGCAGCCATTACTGGTGTAAATTTTGCCATAGCAGACACTGGAGGCTTTGTAGTTTGCACTAATGAAGGCAATGCAGATATGGGTGCTCATTTAGCACCTGTACATATTGCATGTATGGGTGTTGAAAAAATCATTCCTAAACAAGAGCACTTAGGGGTATTTTTACGTCTTTTAGCTAGAAGTGCTACAGGCCAGCCCATTACAACATACTCATCACATTTTAAAAAACCTCAACCTGGATCTAAAATGCATATTGTAATTGTTGATAATGGTCGCTCAGAGCAATTAAGTAGACCTGATTTTAGAGCATCGTTACACTGTATCAGATGTGGCGCTTGTATGAACACATGCCCAATTTACAGAAGAAGTGGGGGCCATAGTTATGACGCAACTATTCCGGGGCCTATTGGTTCTATTTTATCTCCTGGAAAAGATTTAACTAAATACAGTTCTTTACCTTTTGCCTCTACCTTATGTGGATCATGTTCTGATGTATGTCCAGTAAAAATTGACATCCACTCTCAGCTTTATAAATGGCGACAAATTATAACTAAAAACACCCCTCAACCTTTTGTAAAAAAACAATCCATGAAGTTTATGGGTAAATTGTTTGCTAAACCTTCACAATATGAAACCGTTGGAAAAATAGCTCGTTGGTCATTACGAAATTTACCTAAATCAGTTATAAATTCTAAACCAAACACCTGGGGAAAAGCTAGAGATTTACCTATAGGCCCGAAACAAAGTTTTGATGACTGGTATAAAGAAAGAGAAAACAATAAAAAAAGTAACGACCAATAAAATTTCTAAATATGGGAAGTAGAGAAAGTATTTTAGCAAAATTAAAAGCCAATAAACCCGAGGCTATTGATTTACCCAAAATAGACCTTAACGTTTTTAATGAAGATTTAGATTTAATAAAAGAATTTACCAAAAAAGTAGAAATTGTTGGCGGCAGTGTTATTGAAATAAGTAATGATGAGGAGGTTTTAACTCACCTTAAAAAAACATTTCCTAATACAAAAATCAATTTTTCTAATTTAGATAACACACAATCTTTTAATACCATTGACTTATCAACAATAAAAAATCCTCGTAACTTAGAGGATTTAGATGTTTTGGTTTTAGAAAGCAAAATAGGAGTAGCAGAAAATGGTGCTGTCTGGTTGGATGACAACGACATTCCTATTAGGGTTTTACCTTTTATTACAAAACATTTGGCTATTGTAATTTCAAAAAACAATTTAGTCCCTTATATGCATGAAGCTTACAAAAGTCTCAGCAATCATAATTCAAGTTATGGTGTCTTTCTCTCTGGGCCTTCAAAAACAGCTGACATTGAACAGTCTTTGGTTATTGGTGCACATGGCGCATTGAGTTTAACTGTATTTTTAAAATAGTCATTTTTTTATACAAAAGCACAAAGGGATGTGAGTTATTCTTAAACCTAACAAAATAAAAGCCTTTAAAAATTAATTTTTGAAGGCTTTTATTTAGCTTATTAAAATAGAAAAAAACTAATAATCATCACCATCATTAGTGGTTTTAAAAAAAGTAACGCATTTTAAAGCATTATCTGTATTTATATAGTCTACACCCATTTTAGAAAATAATTGCCAAGACATTTTGGTGTCTGGAATACCCCAAAACCTAAATTCTTTTTTAAATTGATGAGCTTCTGCTACAATGGCTTTAAGCTTATAATAGTCAATTTGAGATATTTCTTGTTTACCATCCCACTTAAGATATTTTTTAAAATTTAAGCTTATTAATCCTATTCTTTGTTTTTGATTTTGAGTTAAATTGGCATCCAAACTCTGGTAATCAAAATAAATAAAATCTGGATAATTTATATAATCTGAAACATTTGGTCTATTTCCAGAAATTACAAATTTGATTTTTTTATTTTTTATTAA is a window from the Pseudalgibacter alginicilyticus genome containing:
- a CDS encoding lactate utilization protein B, which gives rise to MSHPKLASIFNKDEKRVDWHDKALWFVRHKRDMSAHSVKGWEELRNLGHGIKAHMLSNLDNYLIQFEENALKNGVQVHWAANGKEHNQIVHKILKEHNAKKIVKSKSMLTEECHLNPYLEADGMEVIDTDLGERIVQLAKEPPSHIVLPAIHKDRHQVDELFQEHLGTKPCDGDPQYLTGEARKHLREKFIQADAAITGVNFAIADTGGFVVCTNEGNADMGAHLAPVHIACMGVEKIIPKQEHLGVFLRLLARSATGQPITTYSSHFKKPQPGSKMHIVIVDNGRSEQLSRPDFRASLHCIRCGACMNTCPIYRRSGGHSYDATIPGPIGSILSPGKDLTKYSSLPFASTLCGSCSDVCPVKIDIHSQLYKWRQIITKNTPQPFVKKQSMKFMGKLFAKPSQYETVGKIARWSLRNLPKSVINSKPNTWGKARDLPIGPKQSFDDWYKERENNKKSNDQ
- a CDS encoding LutC/YkgG family protein, giving the protein MGSRESILAKLKANKPEAIDLPKIDLNVFNEDLDLIKEFTKKVEIVGGSVIEISNDEEVLTHLKKTFPNTKINFSNLDNTQSFNTIDLSTIKNPRNLEDLDVLVLESKIGVAENGAVWLDDNDIPIRVLPFITKHLAIVISKNNLVPYMHEAYKSLSNHNSSYGVFLSGPSKTADIEQSLVIGAHGALSLTVFLK